AGAGACTTCTCCCCCAGATTTCCACACCTGTACCTCCTCCAAGGGTGACTACACCCCAAGAGCTCTCAGACATTAGCACCGGTTAGTTCTTCTGTTCGCTCCATGATGCTGCTCTGTCCACCCACAGGTTCATCTTGCCATTCCTTTTGCCTGAAGCCAAGTCCAACATTGCTACGTGTCAACATAAGCCCTTGACCAGATGCAAACCCTTCTAAAAGGCAGTATACAAAGCAGGGTGGAAGAGCCTCCATTCCATCCAGCTTTCAGAGATAACGTTTTATTGATTACAAACACCCACAGGGATAACAGAGATGCTCAAAAGATACGAGCTTCTGCTCTACATGAAGATAACAGCTAAGGTATCAAAGGTTTATATAAAACCCAGCATAATCACACTGCCAACTTCCAGTCTAAtcccacataaaaaaaaatatcttcatatAAGTATTACCCAAGCAAGATGAAACACTGCTTGTATTTTACAAAGACTGTGTTATTTTAATTGTGTAGGATCAAGGCCACAGGAGACCCCTGACAGCACATGAGTGCGTGTGGGGAAGGTGCAGTATCAGTTAAAAAAGCCCTTGGTGTAACTTTGGGCAGAGCAGAGTTGTACAACAGCACCGTTATCCATTCCAGGGGAACAGACCATGAAGCATTTCCTTGGGATCAGtaccaaagcagaaaagcaagcgTGTGTTTTACAAGCATCTGATGACACCAATAGCCCATCACCAAGCATTCCCACTTACATTAGCCCCCCAAATACACCCCCACCATACAACTCAAACTTTTTGAGGTCAAAAGACCCAAGTGCTCAACTTACATAATGCCACAGCATTTTACTGTACTCCATTAGTAGCCCGTTTTTACAAGTGAGAAGAGTAGGACAATAGCAAATCAGCTCATTCACTCAAGATTAAAGAGATCTTatctggtggggttttttggtggttttttttttttttaatcttcttttaatCTCTTATTATTCAATAAAAGAACTCAGGATTCAATTTATGCATTTTACTTAACAGAAGCAATCAGGGATGAAGCACGTTCTCATTTCCTCCTCCTGTACATCTTCATTTCCAGAAGACGAAGAACTTCCCACTTTACCAACATACTTACAGAAAAACTAAGAAGTCTACAACCAATCTTAAAAAGTATCAAGAAcaaaggagggaggaggtggttttatttttgtcgAGTTTGTtgtctgtttggggtttttttaattgctaaaatGAAATGCCAACTTTCAAGGATAAGGCAGAAAAACCACCTTTAGTAACATTGCTCTGAAAGATACATACCAATGTGTACTTGAAAATGAAGTCATCTGTAGATATTACACCCGCTAGAATATGACTTTTGACAGGTCATCTTTTGTAGTGTTGCACACTCAAACAAGAAGTCTCATTCTACAGGCAAAATCCCATTCAGAAAAAGTCAGAAAACCACTCGGGTCAAATATTCATATCAAGTCTggttactttatttttccatctgtgcAGTCAGTCAAAAGAACAGTTAACGATGAAAACAGACAACCACAGAAGCTTTAGGTACAGTATTGTAACACTGAAGAAGCAAATGACCACATTGAACACATTCTTTATGCTGGtcatttccaaacaaaacagaagtccATACACAGGTCTAGTTCAGTGTAAAACCTGATATTAAGCAGCAAGTTGCTCACAAATCGCAGCACAGTATATGGCATTTACTGCAAATAGCTACAGCAGCAGTGCTTAGTGGATGAACTGCATAGAATTAGCCTCATAGGCAAAATTAAATCACCACGATAACAACCTTAGTGGCTCCCTAAGAGGTCTGAGTTATGCAATTCAGCATGAACAAAATTGTTTACACCACTCAATTTTTAGAAatagcttttgtattttttccaccaGTCTACACTGTGTTTGTTCCAGCCCTCATTGCAGTTAACTGTTTTCAATTAACTGTCACATACAACATAGGTAATTACTGCTTATTCAAAGTTACACAGCCCCTGCAACGAAGGTGATATGACTATATTTAAAGTAAGAACCCAAAATACATTCAAGAGAATGGCTGCAACAATAAGGCaataaacagttttaaaaatagatcCTATTAAACAAGACCAGCTGTGTAACCTGTTGCCTTCATAAGGTTTCAGACTTGAATGGGTCAATTCAAAGTTAAGTGCTTACCCACCAGTAACATTTCAGAAGTACATTGgtaaaaatattcaaagacaTGAGTATATTGGACTGCCAGCAATCACAACCCAGGTCTTATCACAAGTACGCTTTCACACATACAGCTTCGCTTTTACAGGTTTGCATGAAGAGCCCTGTACAAAGATTTTACTACAGACTCCTTCAGGAAAAATTATGCATTGACAGAAGACATCAGCATTCCCAAACTCTTCTGAACCACATAATATAAACCTTTGACCTGCTACTAATAAGGTCATTAAAGTTATACACTAGGCAGACAGCCCTATTGGCAGCTATGTcaaagcaacattaaaaaaatagcatcagctgtttaaaaaaaaaaaagagagactgaaaaTTACTTTGGGGAGTGAAATGTACACCTACATACagcaaggaagggagaaggaagttgtTTGGCTAGAGCAGACGAGCTACCCAGAGGTTCCACGTCCATCTTATTGCATATTTGATCAGCGTCAGCACTCAAACCCacatgggttttttccttcattatctTGCTCCAGAGTCTTGATTCTTGCACCTTTAGAACTACACTGACTAGCTATGTATATTGCTGTAACTTCACATTTCTTCACAGCTACTAGAAGCAGAGACTGAGTTAACAGTTACTTAGTAACAGGGATACTACAAGCATCAGCCTTTTGACATCTTCTGTGTGCTAAAGTCTAGGTAAAAGTGGAGTGCAGCGAGTGTCAATATCCTACGtcagtacaaaaaaaatttacttgtAAGCCTATATTAGCAAAGCTCAAGAGAAAGATGCTAAAGGTGTTTAAGGAAAATGTATCAGTACTTGGTTAGCACTGCTAAACTGAAAGTCTCATCATGTGAAGAGACATACAGACACAATATTTTGTGACACTAAGTTGTGCAAGGCAAACAactgaaagcagcagggaaTAGAATCtgattgcttttgctcagtttgaataaatggaattttactaattaaaaaaacccaaaacattattAGACATTCCCTTGCCAGCAGACAGGCTAGAGGAAGGAGACTATCAGTATTTCTACGTGTGTTTAAAGGATATGTGCATCGCACTGCCTAATCATGCTTGAAAATGTAACCCTGTAATACAAAGCATGCTTATACATACATGctagtaaacaaaacaaagacttttGGACTCCAAAGGAAGGTCAGGTCTGAtcttatatattttaatactgAAACATCCAAATCATTTTAGGAAGTGAACGCTCTCATTAGCTTTTGAACAGTATTCACAGAtgacaaattaaaacataaaggTGCTAAAAGAGTGCTCTCTTCCCAGACGTAAGACTACTTGATGAGAAAGCTAAATGTTGCTGCTTTTAGCCATATAATTGAACCAAACCACAAGTTTGGAAGTCATAGGTTTAAACTTCTTAACAGCTGAAAGTAGAAGACCAATTTTGTAGTCCTGTTTAACTTTTTATACAGGGAACAATGATCCAAACACCACCACATATCCAAGGTTTGAGAGAAAACTGAAACTGTTCATGACAAGACCTGTTGGTAGCTCTCTCTCATACACACATAAGAGGTGGTACACACACGTTCCTCCTCTTTCCAAAGATCTTACGCATCAATCTTCAGAGTTGCTAGGTAAACAGAAGTGGAGCTCTCCATTCTGACGTGCAATGTCAAAACAGCTGTATAACTCATTCTCAAAGAAAACAGGAGCAACTGCTTATTACTGGTAAAAATCAGTAAGTCCTCCAGCAAACACGAGGTACCAAATTGATTACTGTAACACTATCAAAGCGTTACAGTGACGTCTACCAAATTGGTCAGAATGCCTTAACTGGTTCCAAGAAAGAAGTTATGTCAGGTACCATATAACTGATGTAAAGGTGTACAAAGCGAACTAGAGATGTGCTTAGTATCCAAAAACCAAGGATGACACTTCAGAATACTAAACAGTGAGTACATAACCTAGGCACCTTGCCCTCTCCAACACAAGTTGGACTTAGAGTAAAAGGTTCaggaaaaacatacagaaaccTAGCAGGACAGTTTAACCTATAACCCTCCTTACGCCAAACCCAAGAACACAGGTCTTACCATccaattcctttttttgccccctttttttaaaaaaggagataatAAAAACCTGCAAATCATGTGCATCTAATATTGATTTTTCATATTTCACTtatactttttatatatataagaaCATAACTAAAATCTCACTTTAGAATACTTTCTAAAGCAGGATATTCTTTCAACCATTTTTCAAGTTCATGTGCATTCTCAaggttgaagaaaaaaatagatattcATATATAGCTAAGGAAATAAAACTCAATTTCACTATATGTAGTTAcagtgctgaaaagaaaaaataatttagaaaccATTTCAAGTCTGAAATGTTTACTATGCTCAGACTAATGCAAAGGCTAAGCCTGTGGTCCAGGACCTGTTTTTAATCTGTGTGCAGAGGTAAGAGCTACAGCAGCTCAACATTTTTCTGATGGATATTTCTCtccacccctcctttcttccagtATTCTATGACTAGCTGCTGAAGCTCTCACTGAACCTCTATCGAAGTAGCATACATTGGTAGTTCAGAAGTAAAGGTCCACAGGTATTAATATTACCTCTTAAGTCAGTTTTTCAGCAAGATCAAACCACTGAATGACACAGTGCAGAGGTGCTTAACCATTCATAGTTAGTCAGAAGTTCAACGGAGTACTTTAAGTTGTCTCTTCTGCAGCTGCCCTTCGCTGTCGAGCAGATTTCTGTCTACCTCTCTGAGGCGAGGGTGGAGTCTCCTGTTCAGCTTCAGTCTCTGAAGGCTCATTGTCTCCCTGTTGGGACCCAGTATCACCTATCAATTCTCTCAGGAATTTGAATTTAGAC
The genomic region above belongs to Buteo buteo chromosome 20, bButBut1.hap1.1, whole genome shotgun sequence and contains:
- the SMIM13 gene encoding small integral membrane protein 13 — protein: MWQSIGLTLLVIVATLACVLLFMLCGWYVVWQLFLSKFKFLRELIGDTGSQQGDNEPSETEAEQETPPSPQRGRQKSARQRRAAAEETT